CTCTATTTAAGCAATAAGAACAAGGTGCAGGCATTTCTGGGGATTAATGAGTGACTGGGAGGAGCCAATGGCACTGCAGCACAGAACTATTAATCCCCAGGAAGTGCCTTGCCTTGAAGTAGCTGTTATTataaactaaaaaagaaaaagccaaaattgggtttatgtatttttatgtgaGATATAGTTTCAGTTGATATGTACAAGACCTTTCTGGAGAATTAATGCCCTGTGCTGTAGCCATCATCTCAAGGTTCAATTGGTTTTATGATTTCTGTTTGAACACTCAGGGTGTGAACAATCTACGGAGGTGCTCTTGCTTTTATTTTGGAGCAACTGCTTTCTTTCCTTATGCAGAGGTGAAAAGATATTATTCCAGGAAGTGGTCCTGATGTAAGTCAGGGGATATAAGTAGCCCTGCAGTGACTATAACAAAGTCTCACAGCAGAgccaaaaaaaattgttaagaCAGAGGTGTTTACATATTTAATACTAATGGAAGCATGTTTGCTAAAAATGGGTATTAGTGGTGTTTAAAGGCTAAATGCAGTTTTAATGTTCTGACTAGAGTGGATGCACATAAAAGCTGTAGAGAACACACCAGCGAAATCAAGTGTATTAGAGAAATAGGGGGACATTTCAAAGTGGTGGGCCTGGCATCCTGATTAGCAATCCTGAGAGGGAATAAAACCCCATGGCATAGTAGCTttgatttttctgatttttctattCTATACAGTGAATCTCTTTAATACTTAATACACTTACTATGATGTTAATAGGTTAGATAGTCCCTTTCTCACAAAATTTCATGCAAAAAGGTCTCTGAATGATAATAGATCATTAATTTTGTTAGCAATTATATGGTTTAGAGCATTTTTACCCTTTTTTGTTGAACCCAAAACTTCAAGGGGGGATTTGTTAATAAACAAATCAACTGGTGGACTACATATAATTAAAGAAAGATCTCTACTGTGACATGAACATTCACCTCCACCAGCCTCATAGACTCTCACTGCATTGGGTCTATCAATGGGAACTTAAATATATTTGCTTACAGCCTCAGTGAAGGAAATGTACTTTAAACAACAAAATGTTACAAAGAATTAGTCTGCTTTGATCAACtgacttgttttcccctcctATTACTATTAGGAGACACAACATCTAGTTGTTTTATTTATAACAGAGCTAAATGCATGCATGCTAGTGATATAATTTAGTGGCTTTAGAAGAAGTAATAATATCACTGAAAGATAGGCCTGATCTTACTTTCCTTTAGAACTGTCTATATTAACAGTTATTGAAGAATAGGACCCTTAATGATCCAATCAATAATACCTATCATTACAACATTAGCAATGATACATAAAGACTAGTATTTAAAATGGGATAGCACCAATCCTGGCAGAAATAGCATGTTTCCTAATGCTCTGGTTTAAAGTCTGTGTATAAATAGTTCCATGCAACCCCCCAATAAAGACCAGTATTAAACAAGGAAACCAGCTTTGAAGGGTGAACATATACATATTAATGGGGGCTTCAAGAAACCCTATGATAGGTTGAAAGGCCTTGTCACAGTTAAATCTGTTGGGAAAGGTCAGAAAACAGCCTACTGGAAAAtcgtagattttttttttaagttctaatGATGCAAAAGCTGCATGATAATCTCTCTGTGAaccacaaaaataataaaagctgaGGCCATTTCTAACATAATCTCTATCAGCAAGATGCCAGCGCTTTTCCAGATTTCCTAACGGGTCCCTGCTAATTCCATGCCAAAACTAGCAGTGGATTTCTTCCTTTTAATCTCCCCTAATGCCTTATTCGATTATTGTCACTGCTCTCCGACCGTGCACCGTCCCTTCAAACTCTAATTCCCCAACTGAAACAGCCAGACGAGGCTGAACCTCGGTGTGGaaatcaaacacacacacgcacaaaaggGTGCAGAACCAGAAGAGGGAGAAACCAAACAACTCCATCCGCCCCACTGCACTTTTAGATCAGAAACCGCAGGGAGAGCGGAAAAGATGGGCTCTGGAACTTGCTCCAGTTGACTAGGCAGAAGGCTATCTGGGAGTCCTGGCCGCAGTGCTGAAGCATGGCTTTGCTGTTCTCTTGGGTATGCATCGCTATCTGGTGAGTAAGCTCTTCAGCAATACTAAAGACAATCAAAGACTAAGCAACCCAACTCCCCTGCCCGGGGTCGAGTCagtgggggaaagagggtgggTGGCGGGGTGTACGTTTCCTGGTGTGTTTCCCTGACGGCCCTGGCTAAAGAAAAGCAACCGTTGACTTTGCACGGAAAGGGAAGGAGTGGCTGGATGATGGCATTGTTGGTGtgttaattgcagtatagacaaggCGCTGGGGAGCCAGACTGATGAAGGGAAACTGTACTCTGAAAACATCACCCGAATTCTGGATAAGTTGTTGGATGGATATGACAACAGGCTCCGACCTGGATTTGGAGGTAGAGGAAACCCAGTATCTTTAACGgtagctctcccctccccttgtgTCCTATCTGTTGTTGAAAAGTAAATCGATCTTAGAGATAGGGAAACAGGTCCATGCCCTGGATTCCTACCCTCTTCTCCTATGGAGAATCACACCAGTGGAAGGTGTCCTCCCACCCGAGCCCCCCTTCCATATAGGTGCGTCTCTTCCAAACAGATATCGGGCGGTTTGCAGAAAGTTTGCACCTGAATTACCCCTTCATAATGGAGTTCTTTACAGGAGAAACAACTGCTTGTGATTTACACAAAAGCTTAGAAATCCAGAAGCAGGAGGTCAAAGTGAAAACCGGTCCCTGCGTGCACACCGTTTGGTTTGCAATGCACTAGGGAACAAGTTCTTCAACGGCAGCTTTGCtgtgccccggggggggggggggaacgggggggaCGCTCATGCACTAGACAAGTTGCTGGGTAGGTATGTGCACggttgagtgaaatcctggcgaCAGCATGCATCTCTTTATTTCGGACCCTGGCAGTGCTCAGAGCTTGTTTGAATGTCCGCTAGGTGCTGTTACAGAAGTCAAAACGGATATCTATGTGACCAGCTTCGGCCCCGTGTCAGACGTGGAGATGGTAAGACtcaaacctgtcattataaattACATACCCCAGGGCCCCAGTCACAGTTCCCTGTTCGACGTTCTCGCCACACGAACCGTGGGATCTTTCCAGCACGGGAGCTTCGCTTGTCTCTGGCCCTGGTCTTGTTTTTCAGGATTCATTACGGTGGCATCTGAGTGGACTGTCATTAAAGCAGATTACTAGGTTTAATCTTTTTGACAATCTCTGTCTCTGAGGGACCGAGCAGAGAGCATTTTACTGTTGGGTTGCATATAGCTAGTTCCACAATCGTGTCAACCTAACGGGTCATGCAATTAAGGCAGCATTTGCAAGGAAAATTTGAGAGGAATGTGTTGCAAATAAGTTTGTTTCCCCAGCGAAAGCATCGAGAGCAAGTGTTGATTTGCTGAGCGTTGAATGAAAGGAAGGATTGGTTAAAGATGCATAAGCACCATTAAGAAGATTGTAGGCATATGTGCCACAATGCATAGCTTTACAGCAGGGCTGCCTGTTAGGAAACAGTAAAATAAAGACATGAGTAATTCAGGAAGACTGATAAGCTCAACCTTTTCCTTTTCTCAGTAGAGCAGTCGAAGCTATCAGGCGTGGCACCCGAATACAGGTAGCTGCAGACTCCCATAACAGTTATTCGTTTACAACAACGTGCATAGAAACCAATAGCAAGAGTTTAAACCACTGAAACTAAACCATTTTCCATGCTCCCCAAATAATCATGAAGCATATTTTCATTCTAGAAATGGTGTTCGCTCTCCAGCTATGAGTCACAGTGGCTGTATATTGTCTAACCTGGGTGGTTACTGTTAGGTGTTTATATTTGGGCTTCTGAGtaacttatttaggtgcttaaatatggatttaggagactAACTTTAGACACGCCTACTTGGAAAAGTTTAGACATGAACATTAGAAAAAAgtttttgcaaacattaatttgCAATAGTACTGTGAAGTAACTTGACATGCTGTGTAATCACACTATAATGAATATGTATAAGATTTTGTAGCAAATATGCAAAATAATTTGCATAAGAGATATTTAGGGTGTCTTTTTTGTTCACTGTCATTAAGTACTGAGAGTTTATTTTAGCAATTATAAAGCATATAAAATGAGACATTTATGTCTCCTTATGATTGCAGTaatttgtattatatatataaataaattatatacataaatGTTTTGTGAGAACAAAATGAACTTTCTTTGTATTCATATCAAATTATCTGTTCAATGATTAATTTGCAGCTCTTTATTAAAATAgtaagaaaataacatttttctcatagactgactttttttttttagcaactaCTTGATAATAGGATTAACACGATTAAGCAGTGGTGAATGAAATGTGGTTACCATGTGTGTTGTCCTCCACTGAGTTATAGTAGGTCAGTACTAGTGTTGGCCACAACCTATGATTGATTTGTTTTCCTGTAGGAATACACAATGGATGTTTTCTTTCGGCAGACATGGACTGATGAAAGGTTGAAGTTTAGTGGGCCAACTGAAATTCTTAGATTGAACAATTTAATGGTCAGTAAGATCTGGACACCAGACACCttttttagaaatggaaaaaagtcaATTGCTCATAATATGACAACTCCTAACAAACTTTTCAGAATTATGCAGAATGGAACTATTCTCTATACGATGAGGTAAGATGCTACTGTGCTACTTCCCGTTTAACTTGTTTTCTTCAGCTAATGAAGGAACTGAgtacaatttattttaatgtattttagacTGACCATTAATGCTGATTGTCCCATGCGGCTGGTAAACTTCCCTATGGATGGACATGCTTGTCCATTGAAGTTTGGGAGCTGTAAGTTTTGTAAAAGTTTcagattttttaatatatattcatatttgaACAACAGGATGTAGGGCCCGTTAGTGACTTTAAGAACTTGAAAATGGGGTCTTAGGGCAGTCCTTAATGGGAGTTAACTAACTATAGGCCCATATTCCACATCAGAATCTGCTCATGCATACCACTAGGACCAGGACTTTGCATAGTCAGAGGAATCCAAGCTAGTGGATCTCATAGCAAGCTCATGGCTATAAATTGTATTGTTTTTTGTTATTCTGACACAGCCAAGTCTATACTGGtaccttttaaacaaatcttttGTTTTAAGCAGCGAAGAAAGATTATCATCACATGCCCTCATTTATTAAAGAAACTGGTATATTTTGAATGAAGAAATATGCTGAAATGACCGCTTGCAATCAACAGACTTTCTGCCCTCAGCTGGAGGGAACCACCCCTCCACTGTGGGCAATAGCAGAGTGAATGGGATACTCTCAGGGCCCTGACAGTCTCAGAGAACCACATGGGGGAGGTACACATCAAGAAGGGGCTTATGCAGAGAAAGGGGGAACCATCATCCTAGGGAGCCATAGTGTTAGCTTATGTTTATTAATAAGGCCCTTTAATGGTAAGTAAATGGGTGGTGGTTGTAGTCTATATAGCAAAGGGGGGAAACAAATACAAAGGCCATGAGTACAGAGTCACCTTTTATTTATTGAGGGAAACAAGACAAATATTAAGGGAGCACAATGCATTATGAGTTGATAGggaattttaaaattagaataaaaAAAGAACCTTAACATAATTCAAAACCCTCAAGCTGAGGCATGTTGTTAGTCTATGTTATAGGTTCTCAACCAGGGCATGACTGCCTTCTACCCTTCTTAGGTTGCTAACTGGGAGAAAAGGGTCCTGTGTAGATGCTAGCTACATGGGAGCCAGGGTGGAAGAGGAAGGTTGAGAAGGAGaagttattattactattaccctcatccttcctctcccGTCCTGTTTGTTATGCTCAGGAGTTGAATCTTAATTAGAATTGAATTTTAATTAGATTAGAATGAGTTTGTAATGGTAGGAACCAAGTCTCcttgtttgtacaacacctaccaTAGTAGGGCCATCGTATTTATTTTGGCCATTGGGGACtactataatataattaatactatCGATTCTCTCCTTCACAATACCCCAGATGCCTATCCAAAAAGTGAAATCATTTACACATGGAAAAAAGGACCTCTATATTCAGTAGAAGTACCACAGGAGTCTTCCAGTCTCCTCCAGTATGATCTTATAGGACAAACAGTGTCTAGTGAAACAATTAAATCTAACACAGGTAAGACATCGCCTCATGTAGAATTGACACATTATAAAAGACTCATTGGAAACCAACTAAATTGCTCTCGTTTTTATCTCTTAACTGTTTACTCTTCTTCCCCTAACTAAAATTGctgaaaagttttgtttgtttcctgcaAAAGACTGATTTTCAACATATTGCTCATAGGTGGGCAAAGTTTAATGTAACTTCCAAAAACACTGCTTTTTCAGTAGCAGAATAACATATCAAAGTAATAACTGATTCACCTTTTCCCTTTATCTCAGTTGATTCACTTTAGCTTCTATTGATCAGCTAAACTTTATCATATAGCAGGAGGCCCATTATTCGCCACTGCTTTCCTCAAAACACAGCATATTAATTTAAGACATTCCAAAGTTTACTCCAGTAATGTTCTTTCATATATTGCCAAAATAATGCTGACATACTTGTCTCCTAACAGGTGAATACGTAATAATGACAGTTTATTTCCACTTGCAAAGGAAGATGGGCTACTTCATGATACAGATTTATACTCCCTGCATTATGACAGTCATTCTTTCTCAGGTGTCTTTCTGGATTAATAAGGAGTCTGTTCCAGCTAGAACAGTTTTTGGTATGCTGTGTTAAAGTCTCTGCAACAGCTCATGTCATCATTCCATTTATTCATCACCTTTCATTGCTTGTTTGTTGCAGGTGAATATTCACTTCAGCTGCTCTATTTtcatctgcaaaggaaaataGGCTACTATCTCATTCAGATATATATTCCATGCACCATGACTGTAGTCCTGTCTCAAGTTGTGTTTTGGATCAACAAAGAATCTGTTCCAGCAAGAACTGTGGCTGGTATTAATA
This genomic window from Dermochelys coriacea isolate rDerCor1 chromosome 8, rDerCor1.pri.v4, whole genome shotgun sequence contains:
- the GABRA6 gene encoding gamma-aminobutyric acid receptor subunit alpha-6 isoform X2, which translates into the protein MALLFSWVCIAICIDKALGSQTDEGKLYSENITRILDKLLDGYDNRLRPGFGGAVTEVKTDIYVTSFGPVSDVEMEYTMDVFFRQTWTDERLKFSGPTEILRLNNLMVSKIWTPDTFFRNGKKSIAHNMTTPNKLFRIMQNGTILYTMRLTINADCPMRLVNFPMDGHACPLKFGSYAYPKSEIIYTWKKGPLYSVEVPQESSSLLQYDLIGQTVSSETIKSNTGEYVIMTVYFHLQRKMGYFMIQIYTPCIMTVILSQVSFWINKESVPARTVFGITTVLTMTTLSISARHSLPKVSYATAMDWFIAVCFAFVFSALIEFAAVNYFTNLQTQRAMRKAARAAALSAALSAATVPAEDEIVSDSDSNYNLKKRMNSTTSQMDQSPEASIMSNSASQSQPMSIPPPAPPAIGGTSKIDQYSRILFPVAFAGFNLVYWVVYLSKDTMEVSTSV
- the GABRA6 gene encoding gamma-aminobutyric acid receptor subunit alpha-6 isoform X1 — translated: MALLFSWVCIAICIDKALGSQTDEGKLYSENITRILDKLLDGYDNRLRPGFGGAVTEVKTDIYVTSFGPVSDVEMEYTMDVFFRQTWTDERLKFSGPTEILRLNNLMVSKIWTPDTFFRNGKKSIAHNMTTPNKLFRIMQNGTILYTMRLTINADCPMRLVNFPMDGHACPLKFGSYAYPKSEIIYTWKKGPLYSVEVPQESSSLLQYDLIGQTVSSETIKSNTGEYVIMTVYFHLQRKMGYFMIQIYTPCIMTVILSQVSFWINKESVPARTVFGITTVLTMTTLSISARHSLPKVSYATAMDWFIAVCFAFVFSALIEFAAVNYFTNLQTQRAMRKAARAAALSAALSAATVPAEDEIVSDSDSNYNLKKRMNSTTSQMDQSPEASIMSNSASQSQPMSIPPPAPPAIGGTSKIDQYSRILFPVAFAGFNLVYWVVYLSKDTMEFFEPTAMHLRNDYQPN